The Candida dubliniensis CD36 chromosome 2, complete sequence genome contains a region encoding:
- a CDS encoding phosphoribosyl pyrophosphate synthetase, putative (Similar to S. cerevisiae PRPS5) translates to MRDLIVLGGSSHPNLTRSICRSLTLEQGLVDSRKFSNGEISIEVKNSVREKDVFIIQSGCGHVNDNFFELLITIAACKTASAKRVTAVLPLFPYSRQPDIPYLANATGAPSISTKKEEYTFESAPATPNPLSKSSSEKSFLSSASSIVLENKAVAATGVNNISGSNIGIKSPIPKKYTPKLITTNASATNFLPQVDVHGKTESGYKQWISPNGTLIANLLTTAGADRVITMDLHDPQFQGFFNIPVDNLYSKPILKHYIINFIPNYKDCVIVSPDSGGAKRATAIADSLGCPFALIHKERRAKMPKNPPSTSMSNSHSHNHYNSQHKPTMVATTMLVGDVAGKVCVLVDDLVDTSYTITRAAKLLKDQGAEYVYALVTHGIFSGDAINRIQQSAIDKLVVTNSTPQSEHVEILGDRMEVLDVSRVFAEAIRRINNGESVSMLFDHGW, encoded by the coding sequence ATGAGAGACTTGATTGTATTGGGAGGTTCATCTCACCCTAATTTGACTCGATCGATCTGTCGAAGCTTGACACTAGAACAGGGTCTCGTGGATTCTCGTAAATTTTCCAATGGtgaaatatcaattgaagttAAAAATAGTGTTCGAGAAAAAGAtgtatttattattcaaagtGGATGTGGACATGtcaatgataatttttttgagCTATTGATCACTATAGCTGCATGCAAAACTGCAAGTGCTAAAAGGGTGACTGCAGTTTTACCCTTGTTCCCTTATTCAAGACAACCTGATATACCTTATCTTGCTAATGCTACTGGGGCTCCAAGTATCAGTACAAAAAAGGAAGAATATACTTTTGAAAGTGCTCCTGCAACTCCAAATCCATTGTCCAAATCAAGCAGCGaaaaatcatttctttCTCTGGCGTCGTCGATAGTATTGGAAAACAAAGCAGTTGCGGCAACTGGTGTCAACAATATTAGTGGCAGTAACATTGGAATTAAACTGCCAATTCCAAAGAAATATACACCAAAGTTGATTACTACGAATGCTTCAGCAACAAATTTTCTACCACAAGTTGATGTTCACGGTAAAACTGAAAGTGGTTACAAACAATGGATCTCTCCTAATGGAACCTTGATAGCCAATTTGTTGACTACTGCAGGTGCTGATAGGGTTATTACTATGGATTTGCACGATCCACAATTTCAAGGATTCTTCAATATCCCTGTGGACAATTTATATTCCAAGCCCATTTTGAAACACTAcataatcaatttcattccTAATTACAAAGATTGTGTGATTGTTAGTCCTGATTCAGGTGGGGCCAAAAGAGCAACTGCTATTGCTGATTCTTTGGGTTGTCCATTTGCCTTGATTCATAAGGAGAGAAGAGCAAAGATGCCAAAAAATCCACCTCTGACATCCATGAGTAACAGTCACAGTCACAATCATTATAATTCTCAACATAAGCCGACAATGGTAGCAACTACCATGTTGGTGGGTGATGTTGCTGGTAAAGTTTGTGTTTTGGTTGATGATTTAGTTGACACTTCGTATACTATTACCAGGGCGGCTAAATTATTGAAGGATCAGGGTGCCGAATATGTGTATGCATTGGTTACTCATGGTATTTTCAGTGGTGATGCCATAAATAGAATCCAACAAAGTGCCATAGATAAATTAGTGGTTACAAATTCGACGCCGCAATCAGAGCATGTGGAAATACTAGGTGATAGAATGGAAGTCTTGGATGTTAGTAGAGTGTTTGCTGAAGCTATaagaagaattaataaTGGTGAAAGTGTTAGCATGTTATTTGATCATGGATGGTAG